In the genome of Thalassophryne amazonica chromosome 6, fThaAma1.1, whole genome shotgun sequence, the window AAGCCATGTTGGCACGTCCCCACAAGGTTGATGGAAGAGTCGTTGAACCTAAGCGTGCGGTTTCTCGAGAGGTATTTATTCTTTTACTCGTAGTAATGTCAACAACTGGGAATGAGGAAACCAAAcaatatttacgaggtctattagaaaagtatccgaccttattattttttcaaaaaccatatggatttgaatcacgtgtgattacatcagacatgcttgaaccctcgtgggcatgcaagagttttttcacgcctgtcggttacgtccattcgcctgtgggcatgctttgagtgaggagtcgtccaccctctcgtcagttttttcattgtttaggaatggctcagagactgttgcttgtttgataaaaaattttttcaaaactgtaaaggcacaactgagtggacaccattcaataaattacagctggttttcggtaaaaatttaaacggctgagagatttggtctggtagtgtcgctttaactGACGGTCCACGGCcggcggcgatctgcgcttcgaggcggcagcgtctcgccgtttcaagttgaaaaacttccacatttcaggctctgttgacgcagtaagtcgtcagagaacagagaactttcagaagaagtcggcatgagagtttattcggacattccattgttaacggtcattttgtaatgaagaacgtgcgggcagagtcgcatgtcgggctggacccgaccgcgggggggtcgcggcaggtaaaacacctccgttggaaatcttaacgggcaagttggaacatgcccaagctgttaaacaatttctcagttactcacttgttgaaagccattaaaagccgcctgaattctacaaatggttttcaacacggaggtgtttttcctgtcgcggcgaacacagatttgccgagtcgtcacggaaacgactcggcgaatttgcgcgtacgtctttcattaaaaaaatgtccttaaacagtggaatgtccgcataaattcctcatgccggcctcttctgaatcttctctgttctctcacgatgtcctgggtgaattaagccttaaattaggatgttttaagctcgaaacaggccgacgacagcgcctggaagcgctgcaggacgtcccgctccgtgggaagtccttacaccgacagaaacaccccataatctctcatcagccgttaaacttttcacagaaaaccatcttaattctcgaatagtgtccactcggatattcctcacaggtccagaaaaaattttgataaagcaacgcgcgccgtctcgagcagcgtgtgaaacaaaggaattcagccgagagggcgggaccacatctcactcaaggcctgcccacagggaaatgacgtcaccgacacgcgtgaaaaaactcacgcatgcgcacgagggttcaagcatgattggtgtaatcgcatgtcattcaaatccatatagttaaaaaaaaaaataaaagggtcggtttattatctaagagacctcgtatattaaaatTTGATATTCCTGTTGTGTATAGCTTTGATTGCGTGAATGGGCATCACAGCATGTTGTCATACATTGAGCACCAAAGCTGAAAAGTGGACATACTCTCATGTAGACCAGTTTCCATTCTGGGTGCTTATACATGATGTCAGCTGTGAAATGggtaattttattagcaaaatgtCTGGTGTTAGTCTGAAATTATAACGATAAATATTAATCTTATTTGAAGTTGGTTATCCTCTATCTTGGCATCTACTGCAGTAGTAAAATGTATTACTGgttaaaaatgtttgtgtgtgcataGGGATAAAATGTCACACCTCTGCCATGGATATCAATCTATTGTCAGTGTTGCTGGTCTCTCTTTTTTCCTTTCTATACATCTGTTGGCTTTGTGGTTTCTCACCATTTTGACTTGCATTGTGTGTATTTGCATAGGATTCCAACAAGCCAGGTGCCCATGTAACAGTGAAAAAGATATTTGTTGGTGGGATCAAAGAAGATACCGAAGAGTCACACCTACGAGACTACTTTCAACAGTTTGGAAAGATTGAGGTCATCGATATTCTGACTGACCGTAGTACCGGAAAAAAGAGGGGCTTTGCTTTTGTAACGTTTGATGACCATGATTCAGTGGACAGGATTGTCAGTAAGTAAAAGTGGTTGTAGACATATTGTTATATTTTAGTTTGATTAGctgttaacatttttttttcctgctcccaCAGTCCAGAAATACCACACAATTAATGGTCACAACTGTGAGGTTAGGAAGGCCCTGTCAAAACAGGAAATGCAGTCTGCAGGAATGTCAATGAGAGGTAGGCTAAATTTTTGACCATCTATATACCTGTGGTGTGTTCTGGAGTATAACTTCCTCACTGTCTTTATAGGTAGTAGGAACAGTGGAAGGCCATATGATGATGATAGAGGCTTCAACCAAGGTATGCGGTGTTAATTCTGGAACACAGAACTGTACACTATACTAGATGTATataaatgctgtttttgtctttCAGGTGGCAGGGGTGGAAGATATGGAGGTGGACCTTACAATTGCAATTTTGGTGGCGATGGTGGTGAGTAAACGAGTTCATTGACCTGCCTTTCTTACTGCACATTAGCGACATAACAATATGTGTGACAGGCTATGGTGGCGGTCCCAGCAGTCCTGGATACAACAGTGGAGGTGGAAATCGTGGGTATAACCAGGGTTACAACCAGGGAGGTGGTGGAGGTGGAGGCTATGGCGGAATGAATTATGACAGCAATGGCTATGGTAAGTATAGTTATATTGCAATCCTGTGGACTCAAGATTTGAGTAATGTAATTGGTTCTATTTAATGATGCACttctaggcaactgtggtggtggtggtggtggtggcggcgGCAGCAGTGGTGGTGGCAATAACTACAATAATATGGGTCACTACGACTCCCAACCCTCCAACTATGGTCCAATGAAAAACTTTGggggaggtggaggtggtggtgGAGGCAGGAACTTTGGTAAGTTCTGCTAATAGATGTTAAACTGCAAAAATCTGTTCTAGGAATGTGAAACTTGGAAGTTAGATTACAATTGTGTGCAGTCTTTTACAAAATAATCAACCCAGGAAAAAGCTacaggcctttcaaatttcaggaTATTAATAAATTTAGTTtctgctgaaatccaagcattagaatgtacgtttatttttgtaacctgtTGCAAAATGACaggtcattttaatgaagaggacatttATCTGGGGagaaattccatagtgaatatgcTCTTTTCCTTCATCGCagtcatgcagactaactacaggaggaagcgtTTGTGCACGCATgcctgaggttttgagattacctgtgatccATCTTACGTTAATGTCATTAGTATTtacaagatttcttgtaaatcgcTTCcagatctaccaaatgttggtcatagcatgtGATCCCttaaatttcttccccttggggGTTGAAACTCTGAcaccatgaattttgatcatattggcaaaatcATATGAATCCTTTATCTAAAtcctaaggaataaaattatagtggtgccaaagaaaacgtTTTGGACTTAAATCTTCAAACAAAAGGTGCCTTTTTAAAGAATATACATAATTCAGAAAGTATCAAACATTTGGTATTGTTTCAGCTGATATCACAGGTGGTCGAATAGatggaactttattaatcccttggaaagactcccgcAGGGAAGTTAAGGTTCCAAGCGGCACAGAGtataaaaagtgaaagtaaaaataaTTTGGAAATCTAAATATCagagctactggtttactggctactactgctcctctctTTCCCATCCTctgccttcctgttactcttACCTCCCTTCTCCTGCATTCCTTTCAGTGAATGCAAAAATACATTCAAACAATACATTACCATTACAAATGTCAAATATATGTAATGTTTAAGCTCAGGCATTACTGgatctgtttggggttctagttttaaaatcaggtcagttaagATGAGGGGAAGCCACAAATATAACCATTGTGGTtcttgtggttagtaatcttatcaaacatgactatcaattttggttaaaggcaaagaaaaggtgaaaatgtgcaaaagaaaatacaaataaaacacacattaagcagtacaactaaattggGGATTGGGGTGAGAAaatagtcatttaaaaaaaaaaaacagaatgcatCATATCCCCTTCATTTCAGATCCTGGCTACATTTAATTAGTATTGAATTTAGTAGAACCTCTAGAAAAGCTGTCTCCTTTGAGGCTTATCAGAGGCAGGAAGTCTTTATTTAGAATATTCAACTCATTTGATTTATCttttttatttactagtgatgcTCACTTTAAACTTGAAATAAGTCTGCTTGTCTTTTGTGAGATCCCACAATGCCCTAGGCACTCGGTACTGATGCTGCAGTCAGttgcttaattttttatttatatatatatatatataaacgcaacacttttggttttgctcccattttgtatgagatgaactcaaagatctaaaactttttccacatacacaatatcaccatttccctcaaatattgttcacaaaccagtctaaatctgtgatagtgagcacttctcctttgctgagataatccatcacacctcacaggtgtgccatatcaagatgctgattagacaccatgattagtgcacaggtgtgccttagactgcccacaataaaaggccactctgaaaggtgcagttttatcacacagcacaatgccacagatgtcgcaagatttgagggaacgtgcaattggcgtgctgacagcaggaatgtcaaccagagctgttgctcgtgtattgaatgttcatgtctctaccataagccgtctccaaagacgtttcagagaatttggcagtacatccaaccagcctcacaaccgcagaccacgtgtaaccacaccagcccaggacctccacatccagcatgttcacctccaagatcgtctgagaccagccactcggacagctgctggaacaatcggtttgcataaccaaagaatttctgcacaaactgtcagaaaccgtctcagggaagctcatctgcatgctcgtcgtcctcatcggggtctcgacctgactccagttcatcgttgtaatcgacttgagtgggcaaatgctcactttcgctggcgtttggcacgttggagaggtgttctcttcacggatgatgcgaaggagatgtgttgcactgcatgaggcaaatggtggtcccaccagatactgctggtatcccccccccccccccccccagtaaaacaaaactgcacctttcagagtggccttttattgtggacagtctaaggcacacctgtgcactaatcatggtgtctaatcagcatcttggtatggcacacctgtgaggtgggatggattatctcagcaaaggagaagtgctcactatcacagatttcaactggtttgtgaacaatatttgagggaaatggtgatattgtgtatgtggaaaaggttttagatctttgagttcatctcatacaaaatgggagcaaaaccaaaagtgttgtgtttatatttttgttgagtatatatatgacTGTTGTCCCATTGTAAATGCAATTCATGTTTTCACCAAATGTGGGCAGTGTCTCATTGGTCTCTTTCCCTGTCAAGTCACACTGTACTGAGAAGGCTGTGCTCCAGTCTGGTGTGTctaattacgaggtctattagaaaagtatccgaccttttttttttttttttttaaacatatggaattgcgtgagccaaccttgaaccttcatgcgcatgcgtgattttttttttttttttcacgcctgtcggttgcgtcattcgcctgtgagcaggctttgagtgaggagtggtccagccctctcggcggattttcattgtcagggaaatggctgagactgccgctttgcttgatcaaattttttttagaaactgaggcacatccaagtggacaccattcgagaaattcaggtggtttttggtgaaaattttatgggtttaaagacattaagggatgttactgtccctttaaggacggcccacagcagctgtggggcgtgccgcgctccagctgccatcgacaggctgaacaaccatttcatttctaaacggatcgctctgtggatccgtgaccatcgtgtgctatttctctggttatcacaagagctggacatcaaccattttcctgcagatttcacttttaacaagagattttgtcatggaaagccgagcggacacttcgcgcgtcacgatggatttgctgctggaccgacaaaaccacctccgttttggtctcacagggcggctttgagatggcgttcagacagctgacggtggtttttcagtcgagtgattatccaagaaattgtggacgagcctggacatgccagaacatgttctgtgacgcttcatcacggcattgctttgcgcgtcgcggcacccgcaagaaggacaagctgggacatgcctttcagtgcttaccactcGAGTGAgtgtcagagaaattgtggagagctggacatgtcccagcttgtccttctggcactctgaaatggaggtgttctttgtctgtcttgccgtcgtgacgcgcgaagcggcAGCTCctttccatcaatcaatcaatcaatcaatttttttatatagcgccaaatcacaacaaacagttgccccaaggcgctttatattgtaaggcaaggccatacaataattatgtaaaaccccaacggtcaaaacgaccccctgtgagcaagcacttggccacagtgggaaggaaaaactcccctttaacaggaagaaacctccagcaaaatgcatgacaaaaactcctcgttaaaagtggaatgtgccgttcatttccaaactggatgctgttttatccgggatgtcgtctggactagcacaggaattgtgaaaagacgtggacattagcactttttcggcatgtccaggctcgtccacaatttcttggataatcactcgactgaaaaaccaccgacagctgtctgaacgccatctcaaagccgtcctgtgagaccaaaacggaggtggttttgtgttggtccagcagcaaatccatcgtgacgcgcgaagcgtccgcttgcctttccatgacaaaatctcttgttaaaagtgaaatctgccggaaaatggttgatgtccagctcttgtgataaccagagaaattgcacacgatggtcacggatccacagagcgatccgtttagaaatgaaatggtcgttcagcctgtctggcagctggagcgcggcgtgccccacagctgctgtgggccgtccttaaagggacagtaacatcccttaatgtctttgaagcccataaaatcttcaccaaaaaccacctgaatttctcgaacggtgttcacatggatgtgcctcacagtttctaaataaaatttgatcaagcaaagcagcagtctctcagccatttccctgacaatgaaaatccgctgagagggctggaccattcctcactcaaagcctgctcacaggcgaatgacgcaaccgataggtgtgaaaaaaatcgcgcatgaaggttcaaggttggctcacgcaagcacacgttattcaaatccatgtctttttttttttttttttaaataaggtcagatacttttctaatagacctcgtagtagtCTCCTTTCAGTGATGCTGCACAGTTCTCACTATAGTGACTGAAAACTTTCATTTGCAGGATATGGTAGTGGCACAAGCAGCAACAACTACGGACGCAGATTTTGAAATAAGTGGTAAGACCTCTGTACACTCCTTACATCATGAAACCAGAGTATGTAGTTGTAGGGATTCGTTGTAAAGTTCAGATAAAATATTAAAGTTCACTCTGGATGTCAggtcaaagtcagtgcacagttaACAATGTTGTTCCATATTGTTCAACAGGACTGAGTACTTAGAGGAGAGCAAGGAGAGGAGAGCGAAGTGACAGGGCAGCTGCAGGTTTACCTCCTAAATCTGCTCAGCCAAACAGTTGTGGCAGGTTACAGCTGCTTCATGAAGAGATGTACAGTAGATAATCATGAAGGAGTTTTCATTTACACGTGTTTGAGTGAATTTGTTTCTGGAACGCAAGCATTCCAATGAGGTTTTATgtagtttgtttttaatttgtaacTGCACTCATTCAAGCTGAAATAAAACcatgcttcagttttttttttcttaagtcttGTCAGGTGGTGTTGAGGTGGGTGGAGGGGGAATGAGCCATAATGTATGCAGATGTAAGGAGTCGACAGACTGTTGGTTTTGGTCTTGGTCACTGCATATAGGCCTGTCGCATTTACGCTGCCTTAATATTTATTAGTTGCATGATTAAAACTCTGTTCAGAATCTAAGTAGTGGTGTAAGCCTCGTAGTTTACCTGCAACAGGAGCGGCTTCATGCGCATgttcgttttttttgtttttttttaaaggtgtccTGCCTTTGGATTTTAAGTTTTTGTGTTGAAATCTGAATACTGAAGTTACCCTCAAGTCTGTTGCTAGTAAAGTGAATGTTTTAGGTAGTTTCATGTCAAAATATTGAGCTGGCTCTGACACATTGCAGACAACATGGAGGAAGCATATGTGCAAGATTTGAAGTTCTTTCTGCATTTTATGGGAACTTGGAAACTTAACCTACAACTATAAAATGTAAATCTCAAAAGTTTTGCAAATTCAAAATTTTGGGGGGGCGGCATAA includes:
- the LOC117512407 gene encoding heterogeneous nuclear ribonucleoprotein A1-like isoform X1, with the translated sequence MSKDIPREPEQLRKLFIGGLSFETTDESLRAHFEEWGSLTDCVVMRDSATKRSRGFGFVTYSSVKEVDEAMLARPHKVDGRVVEPKRAVSREDSNKPGAHVTVKKIFVGGIKEDTEESHLRDYFQQFGKIEVIDILTDRSTGKKRGFAFVTFDDHDSVDRIVIQKYHTINGHNCEVRKALSKQEMQSAGMSMRGSRNSGRPYDDDRGFNQGGRGGRYGGGPYNCNFGGDGGGYGGGPSSPGYNSGGGNRGYNQGYNQGGGGGGGYGGMNYDSNGYGNCGGGGGGGGGSSGGGNNYNNMGHYDSQPSNYGPMKNFGGGGGGGGGRNFGYGSGTSSNNYGRRF
- the LOC117512407 gene encoding heterogeneous nuclear ribonucleoprotein A1-like isoform X2, with protein sequence MSKDIPREPEQLRKLFIGGLSFETTDESLRAHFEEWGSLTDCVVMRDSATKRSRGFGFVTYSSVKEVDEAMLARPHKVDGRVVEPKRAVSREDSNKPGAHVTVKKIFVGGIKEDTEESHLRDYFQQFGKIEVIDILTDRSTGKKRGFAFVTFDDHDSVDRIVIQKYHTINGHNCEVRKALSKQEMQSAGMSMRGSRNSGRPYDDDRGFNQGGRGGRYGGGPYNCNFGGDGGYGGGPSSPGYNSGGGNRGYNQGYNQGGGGGGGYGGMNYDSNGYGNCGGGGGGGGGSSGGGNNYNNMGHYDSQPSNYGPMKNFGGGGGGGGGRNFGYGSGTSSNNYGRRF
- the LOC117512407 gene encoding heterogeneous nuclear ribonucleoprotein A1-like isoform X3, which produces MAAIPREPEQLRKLFIGGLSFETTDESLRAHFEEWGSLTDCVVMRDSATKRSRGFGFVTYSSVKEVDEAMLARPHKVDGRVVEPKRAVSREDSNKPGAHVTVKKIFVGGIKEDTEESHLRDYFQQFGKIEVIDILTDRSTGKKRGFAFVTFDDHDSVDRIVIQKYHTINGHNCEVRKALSKQEMQSAGMSMRGSRNSGRPYDDDRGFNQGGRGGRYGGGPYNCNFGGDGGGYGGGPSSPGYNSGGGNRGYNQGYNQGGGGGGGYGGMNYDSNGYGNCGGGGGGGGGSSGGGNNYNNMGHYDSQPSNYGPMKNFGGGGGGGGGRNFGYGSGTSSNNYGRRF